ACTGCTGCGCGATTCTGTTCCCGAGGCGGTGCTCGACGAAGCGGCCTTCATGTTTCGCGGCACGCCCATCGGCCAGGATGCCGCCCTGCAAGCGGCGCAGCGCGCCTTCGCGCGCGGCGATCGCGAACGCGCCGCGGCGCTGCTCAATCAGGTGCTCGGCGATCCCACCCCCTTTCCCTATCGTGACGAGGCCCGCGCCCTGGCCGAGCGTCTGCCCGGCGCGGCCACGACGGACGCGGCGGCGCTGGGCGTCATCCTGCCCCTTACGGGACGCTTCGCCCCCTTTGGCGAGGCGGTGCGGCGCGGCCTGGATCTGGCCGCGGGCCTGCATAATCAGGGTTATCACCAGATCCGGCTCATTTATCGCGACAGCGGCGCCGAGGCCCAGCAGGCCGCGGAGGCCGTCACCAGCCTGGCGCGCACCGAGGGGGTTCTGGCCATCGTCGGTCCCCTCACGGGCGCCGCGGCGCAGGGGGCCGCCGAACGCGCCCAGCAGGAGGGGGTGGCGACCCTCAGCCTGTCCCCGCGCGACGGCCTGCCTCAGATCGGCCCCTGGGCCTTTCGCTATTCCCTCACCAGTCGCCAGCAGGCCGCGGCCCTCGCCGAATATGCCGTCGATCGGGCGGGGCTGCGCCGCTTCGCGGTGCTCTATCCCCACAATCGACTCGGCGAGGAAATGCTCGCCCTGTTCAGCGAGGAGGTCAATCGGCGCGGCGGCCAGGTAGTGCGCCGCCAGCCCTATGCCGAGGAGGCCACGGATTTTCGCGCGCCCATCCGGCGTCTCATGGGTCTGGATCCCAACGCGCCCGACGAGCGCGCCGGCACCCGCGCCGTGCCCTTCGAGGCGCTTTTCATCCCCGATGGCGCCGAGCGCGTCGGGCTGATCGTGCCGCAACTGGCCTACCACGGCATGGAACAGGTGCGCCTGCTCGGCACCAGCGGCTGGAACAGTCCCGAGCTGCCGCGCCTGGGAGGCCGCTTCGTCGAGGGGGCGGTGTTCGTCGACGGCTTTTTTGTCGACAGTCCCCTGCCGGAAACACGCGAATTCGTGACCCTCTATCGCCAGGCCTACGGCGAGGAGCCTTCCATCCTGGCAGCGCAGGCCTTCGATGCGGCGAACCTCTTGTTCTCGCTTCTCGGCCGCCCCGATATTCGCAGCCGCGAGGATGTGCGCCGCGCCCTGGCCGAGGGATATGCCTTTTCCGGCGCCACGGGGCGCCTGCGGGTCGCGGGCGACGGCGAGCTTGAGCGCGCCCTTTTTGTGATCCGCGTGCAGAACGGAGAATTGGTGCAACTGAGCGCGGATCAGCTCTAGCCGCCGAGGAGCGTGCCATGTCGATCAGGACCATCGCGATTCTTTCGGCGCTGCTGTGGTTGGCGGCCTGTGTCGGGCCGGCGGGCGTGGCGCAGTCCGCGCCCGAATCCTCGGCCCTGGTCGCCGGTCCCCCCGGCATTGCCGGGACGGTGCGCGACA
This sequence is a window from Geoalkalibacter sp.. Protein-coding genes within it:
- a CDS encoding penicillin-binding protein activator; amino-acid sequence: MRRAAVAGLLVGCLILAGLGLVMPKGAGAASDPEVRAAIERYHAGRPEEALSVLRGFVIANPGSPDLPEAQLYLARIFHDQGQCAQAELYLERLPPGDPTPEVRLIRGSCLVQQGYPLEGATILLPLEQAPLAQADRALAFGRLGQAYAALDEPLRALLFYRQALELSAAPGDWLGLIHELLRDSVPEAVLDEAAFMFRGTPIGQDAALQAAQRAFARGDRERAAALLNQVLGDPTPFPYRDEARALAERLPGAATTDAAALGVILPLTGRFAPFGEAVRRGLDLAAGLHNQGYHQIRLIYRDSGAEAQQAAEAVTSLARTEGVLAIVGPLTGAAAQGAAERAQQEGVATLSLSPRDGLPQIGPWAFRYSLTSRQQAAALAEYAVDRAGLRRFAVLYPHNRLGEEMLALFSEEVNRRGGQVVRRQPYAEEATDFRAPIRRLMGLDPNAPDERAGTRAVPFEALFIPDGAERVGLIVPQLAYHGMEQVRLLGTSGWNSPELPRLGGRFVEGAVFVDGFFVDSPLPETREFVTLYRQAYGEEPSILAAQAFDAANLLFSLLGRPDIRSREDVRRALAEGYAFSGATGRLRVAGDGELERALFVIRVQNGELVQLSADQL